The Fragaria vesca subsp. vesca linkage group LG2, FraVesHawaii_1.0, whole genome shotgun sequence genome includes a window with the following:
- the LOC101293552 gene encoding lysM domain receptor-like kinase 4-like has translation MIYFWFFILVCLNSGHAQQYYDGSECSSNFSYAGSRYTCKMFQDSCRTYVVYRANQHFQTIADIADLFHMNSDAMLRLNNVTAPFVVLQSGREVLIPINCSCSGQYFEASLSYMVSKVTSYSEIACGVFEGLLKSSTLAEENSVQAIITGTELRVPLRCACPDNLASKKGVKYLVTYPFIEGDGPILLSKRFNISPEELWLVNHLVPPNPTVFPSTTLLVPLRDTPVLNFDIPDSPPPAPGFLPTISVVKPNNNTRLRSSYIAGSVVGLSLLLLALIACVVLFRRVLKKRKVENLHSFNARSSPLSISTVRSPLKSGLTGRSSSPVSSCLSPDILAGLKYSLFNYSIEEIKRATRDFNEENKTGAQVYRGVINNGEVMIKQMTSVETSHVIDVHSKINHINILNLEGVSYGESDLSWSYLVFELPSNGCLRDCLSHTSNPLEWSRRTQIAFDIATGLHYLHCCTFPSYAHLNINSRNIFVTENWRAKLANIGTLSALGSSENKGWVAPEYLLHGSASEKVDIFAFGVVLLELISAREDIDGKLFKESIKFLGGGDSEGGFLEQLRSFMDQQLEDYPLAEALCLAVLAKACVEDDPLHRPSIDDIIKVLARMVGPEVDCHVW, from the coding sequence ATGATTTATTTCTGGTTCTTCATCTTGGTTTGCCTAAATTCAGGCCACGCCCAACAATACTATGACGGTTCCGAGTGTTCTTCCAATTTCAGCTACGCTGGTTCCAGATACACTTGCAAAATGTTCCAAGACTCATGCAGAACCTACGTGGTATACAGAGCCAACCAACACTTTCAGACTATTGCAGATATCGCGGACTTGTTTCACATGAACTCTGATGCAATGCTTAGACTCAACAATGTTACAGCTCCTTTTGTGGTGCTCCAATCAGGTAGAGAAGTTCTCATCCCCATCAACTGTTCTTGCTCGGGTCAATATTTCGAGGCAAGTTTAAGCTACATGGTGTCCAAAGTAACATCATACTCAGAGATAGCTTGCGGCGTTTTTGAAGGCTTACTCAAGTCCTCTACACTTGCTGAAGAAAACTCGGTTCAAGCCATCATCACCGGTACTGAGCTTCGCGTGCCTTTGAGATGTGCTTGTCCTGATAACTTAGCTAGTAAAAAAGGAGTGAAGTACCTTGTGACATACCCTTTCATCGAAGGAGATGGACCAATCTTGTTGAGTAAGAGGTTTAACATCTCTCCAGAAGAATTATGGTTAGTTAATCATTTAGTGCCCCCAAATCCAACTGTATTTCCAAGCACAACTCTTTTAGTTCCCTTGAGAGATACTCCTGTTCTGAATTTCGATATTCCAGATTCTCCACCTCCAGCTCCTGGTTTTCTTCCCACAATTTCTGTCGTAAAGCCGAATAACAACACAAGACTAAGGAGTTCGTACATAGCAGGGTCTGTTGTAGGGCTTTCACTACTACTATTAGCATTGATTGCTTGTGTAGTTCTATTTAGGAGGGTCTTAAAGAAACGGAAGGTTGAGAACTTGCACTCCTTCAATGCTAGAAGCTCTCCACTTTCAATTTCAACAGTCAGAAGTCCTCTCAAATCTGGTCTGACGGGTAGATCAAGCTCTCCAGTGTCGTCATGTTTATCTCCGGATATTCTTGCTGGATTGAAGTACTCTTTGTTCAACTACAGCATAGAAGAGATCAAGAGAGCAACAAGGGATTTCAATGAAGAGAACAAGACTGGTGCTCAAGTCTATAGAGGGGTGATAAACAATGGTGAAGTGATGATCAAGCAGATGACATCCGTCGAAACTAGCCATGTTATAGATGTCCATTCCAAGATCAACCATATCAATATCTTGAACTTGGAGGGTGTTTCTTATGGAGAAAGTGACTTGTCCTGGTCATATCTAGTGTTTGAGCTACCAAGTAATGGCTGCTTGAGGGACTGCCTGTCTCATACCTCTAATCCTCTTGAATGGTCGCGACGAACACAAATAGCTTTTGATATTGCCACAGGACTTCATTATTTACACTGCTGTACTTTCCCTTCCTATGCTCACCTAAACATAAACAGTAGAAACATTTTTGTAACAGAAAATTGGAGAGCCAAACTTGCAAATATCGGAACTCTTTCGGCATTGGGGTCTTCCGAAAACAAAGGATGGGTTGCACCAGAATACCTTCTACACGGCTCAGCTTCTGAAAAAGTGGATATTTTCGCTTTTGGGGTCGTTTTGCTTGAGCTCATCTCAGCTAGAGAGGATATTGATGGGAAGTTGTTTAAGGAATCCATCAAATTTTTAGGAGGGGGTGATAGTGAAGGAGGTTTCCTAGAGCAGCTAAGGAGCTTCATGGATCAACAGTTAGAAGATTACCCTCTTGCAGAGGCTTTGTGTTTAGCTGTTTTAGCCAAAGCATGTGTGGAGGATGATCCTCTCCACAGGCCATCCATCGATGATATCATCAAAGTCCTTGCCAGAATGGTAGGACCTGAAGTCGATTGTCACGTATGGTAG